One genomic segment of Chelonia mydas isolate rCheMyd1 chromosome 1, rCheMyd1.pri.v2, whole genome shotgun sequence includes these proteins:
- the LOC102941440 gene encoding lysozyme g, producing the protein MLLTLMILGLAALFGTSESQTGCFGNINNVDTTGASCKTARQEGLNYCGVPASEKIAERDLNNMNKYKTIIKSAGKKRCMDPAVIAGIISRESHAGTLLKGGWGDNGNAFGLMQVDKNSHSIVGRWNGEDHLLDATRILVGMIKGIQKKFPRWTKEQQMKGGISAYNGGLGNVRSYVNMDIGTPGDDYANDVVARAKFYKRNGY; encoded by the exons ATGCTACTAACGCTGATGATTCTGGGCCTTGCTGCCCTTTTTG gTACTTCTGAGAGTCAGACTGGATGCTTTGGTAACATAAACAACGTTGATACCACTGGGGCTTCCTGTAAAACTGCAAGACAAGAAGGTTTAAATTACTGTG GAGTTCCTGCATCAGAAAAGATTGCTGAGAGGGACTTAAATAATATGAACAAATATAAAACCATCATTAAGAGCGCTGGCAAAAAAAGATGTATGGATCCAGCTGTGATCGCTGGTATCATCTCTCGGGAGTCGCATGCTGGAACTCTCCTAAAGGGTGGCTGGGGCGATAACGGCAATGCATTTGGTTTAATGCAG GTTGATAAAAACAGCCATAGTATTGTTGGACGGTGGAATGGTGAAGATCATCTCCTTGATGCTACACGTATCCTTGTTGGTATGATTAAGGGAATCCAGAAAAAATTCCCCAGATGGACAAAGGAACAACAGATGAAAG GTGGGATTTCTGCCTACAACGGAGGACTGGGAAATGTCCGAAGTTATGTAAATATGGATATTGGCACGCCTGGCGATGATTATGCCAATGATGTCGTTGCACGAGCCAAGTTTTATAAGAGAAATGGATACTGA
- the MRPL30 gene encoding 39S ribosomal protein L30, mitochondrial isoform X1: MAAAALGCVAKRPPAAWRTLAKSSMESLTWTGWIRHKFTKSRIPASVFQPRPSDHEKYGGDPQQPHKLHLVTRIKSGIGRPYWEKKIIHDLGLDKANQPRVHKNIPSVNEKLKVIKHLIRIQPLKLPHGIPTEEEMSDTLLKSTGELVIRRHLKHVEQKAIKS, translated from the exons ATGGCGGCGGCAGCGCTGGGCTGCGTCGCTAAGAGACCCCCGGCCGCCTGGAGA ACTCTGGCAAAAAGCAGCATGGAATCACTGACTTGGACAGGATGGATTCGCCATAAATTTACGAAGTCAAGAATTCCAGCTTCA GTATTTCAGCCACGGCCTTCAGATCATGAAAAATACGGAGGTGATCCTCAGCAGCCTCACAAACTGCATCTTGTCACTAGAATCAAAAGTGGAATAGGTCGTCCATACTGGGAAAAGAAGATAATACATGATCTTGGACTGGATAAA GCAAATCAGCCCAGAGTGCACAAAAATATCCCATCTGTGAATGAAAAACTGAAAGTCATAAAGCATCTAATAAG AATTCAGCCCCTGAAACTGCCTCATGGAATTCCCACAGAAGAGGAAATGTCAGATACCTTACTTAAGAGCACAGGAGAATTAGTAATTCGGCGGCATCTGAAACACGTGGAACAAAAAGCAATTAAATCGTAG
- the MRPL30 gene encoding 39S ribosomal protein L30, mitochondrial isoform X2: MESLTWTGWIRHKFTKSRIPASVFQPRPSDHEKYGGDPQQPHKLHLVTRIKSGIGRPYWEKKIIHDLGLDKANQPRVHKNIPSVNEKLKVIKHLIRIQPLKLPHGIPTEEEMSDTLLKSTGELVIRRHLKHVEQKAIKS; this comes from the exons ATGGAATCACTGACTTGGACAGGATGGATTCGCCATAAATTTACGAAGTCAAGAATTCCAGCTTCA GTATTTCAGCCACGGCCTTCAGATCATGAAAAATACGGAGGTGATCCTCAGCAGCCTCACAAACTGCATCTTGTCACTAGAATCAAAAGTGGAATAGGTCGTCCATACTGGGAAAAGAAGATAATACATGATCTTGGACTGGATAAA GCAAATCAGCCCAGAGTGCACAAAAATATCCCATCTGTGAATGAAAAACTGAAAGTCATAAAGCATCTAATAAG AATTCAGCCCCTGAAACTGCCTCATGGAATTCCCACAGAAGAGGAAATGTCAGATACCTTACTTAAGAGCACAGGAGAATTAGTAATTCGGCGGCATCTGAAACACGTGGAACAAAAAGCAATTAAATCGTAG
- the MITD1 gene encoding MIT domain-containing protein 1 isoform X1 has translation MPAGCRLPPAPMSQAGPGAVAALEPPAVATLKRAVELDSASRFQESLVCYQEGIDLLLQVLKATKDETKKAHYRQKILEYMKRAEAIKKHTEKEKEDGKYHQQIKIEENSTGFSYEKVFQDYLNETVTEVWVEDPYIRHVHQFYNFLRFCEMLVKGPCRVKTIHLLTSYDEGSGKSQQTSSLEEIKQSLKNYGVTLNVSFSSSIHDREIRFNNGWMIKIGRGLDYFKKPQGRFCLGYCDFDLRPCHETTVDVFHTKHTKKT, from the exons ATGCCCGCCGGGTGCCGCTTACCGCCCGCCCCCATGTCCCAGGCCGGTCCGGGCGCGGTGGCCGCGCTGGAGCCCCCGGCGGTGGCGACGCTGAAGCGGGCGGTGGAGCTGGACTCGGCGTCCCGCTTCCAGGAGTCGCTGGTGTGTTACCAGGAGGGGATTGacctgctgctgcaggtgctgaaAG CTACAAAAGATGAAACAAAAAAAGCTCATTACAGACAAAAAATACTTGAATACATGAAGAGAGCTGAAGCTATTAAAAAAcatactgaaaaagaaaaagaag ATGGTAAATACCACCAGCAAATTAAAATTGAAGAAAATTCAACTGGTTTCAGCTATGAGAAGGTTTTCCAAGACTACCTTAATGAGACCGTTACAGAAGTTTGGGTAGAGGACCCATACATCAGACATGTTCACCAG TTCTACAACTTCTTAAGATTCTGTGAGATGCTTGTTAAGGGGCCCTGCAGAGTGAAAACTATCCACCTCCTAACTTCCTATGATGAA GGTAGTGGAAAGAGTCAACAGACAAGTAGCCTAGAAGAAATAAAGCAATCACTAAAGAACTATGGAGTAACACTGAATGTCTCATTTTCATCTTCAATTCATGATCGAGAAATAAG ATTCAACAATGGATGGATGATTAAGATTGGAAGAGGGCTTGATTATTTTAAGAAACCACAG GGTCGTTTTTGCCTTGGATACTGTGACTTTGATTTGAGACCATGTCATGAAACAACAGTGGATGTCTTTCATACTAAACATACAAAGAAAACATGA
- the MITD1 gene encoding MIT domain-containing protein 1 isoform X2, translated as MPAGCRLPPAPMSQAGPGAVAALEPPAVATLKRAVELDSASRFQESLVCYQEGIDLLLQVLKATKDETKKAHYRQKILEYMKRAEAIKKHTEKEKEDGKYHQQIKIEENSTGFSYEKVFQDYLNETVTEVWVEDPYIRHVHQGSGKSQQTSSLEEIKQSLKNYGVTLNVSFSSSIHDREIRFNNGWMIKIGRGLDYFKKPQGRFCLGYCDFDLRPCHETTVDVFHTKHTKKT; from the exons ATGCCCGCCGGGTGCCGCTTACCGCCCGCCCCCATGTCCCAGGCCGGTCCGGGCGCGGTGGCCGCGCTGGAGCCCCCGGCGGTGGCGACGCTGAAGCGGGCGGTGGAGCTGGACTCGGCGTCCCGCTTCCAGGAGTCGCTGGTGTGTTACCAGGAGGGGATTGacctgctgctgcaggtgctgaaAG CTACAAAAGATGAAACAAAAAAAGCTCATTACAGACAAAAAATACTTGAATACATGAAGAGAGCTGAAGCTATTAAAAAAcatactgaaaaagaaaaagaag ATGGTAAATACCACCAGCAAATTAAAATTGAAGAAAATTCAACTGGTTTCAGCTATGAGAAGGTTTTCCAAGACTACCTTAATGAGACCGTTACAGAAGTTTGGGTAGAGGACCCATACATCAGACATGTTCACCAG GGTAGTGGAAAGAGTCAACAGACAAGTAGCCTAGAAGAAATAAAGCAATCACTAAAGAACTATGGAGTAACACTGAATGTCTCATTTTCATCTTCAATTCATGATCGAGAAATAAG ATTCAACAATGGATGGATGATTAAGATTGGAAGAGGGCTTGATTATTTTAAGAAACCACAG GGTCGTTTTTGCCTTGGATACTGTGACTTTGATTTGAGACCATGTCATGAAACAACAGTGGATGTCTTTCATACTAAACATACAAAGAAAACATGA
- the MITD1 gene encoding MIT domain-containing protein 1 isoform X3, whose amino-acid sequence MPAGCRLPPAPMSQAGPGAVAALEPPAVATLKRAVELDSASRFQESLVCYQEGIDLLLQVLKDGKYHQQIKIEENSTGFSYEKVFQDYLNETVTEVWVEDPYIRHVHQFYNFLRFCEMLVKGPCRVKTIHLLTSYDEGSGKSQQTSSLEEIKQSLKNYGVTLNVSFSSSIHDREIRFNNGWMIKIGRGLDYFKKPQGRFCLGYCDFDLRPCHETTVDVFHTKHTKKT is encoded by the exons ATGCCCGCCGGGTGCCGCTTACCGCCCGCCCCCATGTCCCAGGCCGGTCCGGGCGCGGTGGCCGCGCTGGAGCCCCCGGCGGTGGCGACGCTGAAGCGGGCGGTGGAGCTGGACTCGGCGTCCCGCTTCCAGGAGTCGCTGGTGTGTTACCAGGAGGGGATTGacctgctgctgcaggtgctgaaAG ATGGTAAATACCACCAGCAAATTAAAATTGAAGAAAATTCAACTGGTTTCAGCTATGAGAAGGTTTTCCAAGACTACCTTAATGAGACCGTTACAGAAGTTTGGGTAGAGGACCCATACATCAGACATGTTCACCAG TTCTACAACTTCTTAAGATTCTGTGAGATGCTTGTTAAGGGGCCCTGCAGAGTGAAAACTATCCACCTCCTAACTTCCTATGATGAA GGTAGTGGAAAGAGTCAACAGACAAGTAGCCTAGAAGAAATAAAGCAATCACTAAAGAACTATGGAGTAACACTGAATGTCTCATTTTCATCTTCAATTCATGATCGAGAAATAAG ATTCAACAATGGATGGATGATTAAGATTGGAAGAGGGCTTGATTATTTTAAGAAACCACAG GGTCGTTTTTGCCTTGGATACTGTGACTTTGATTTGAGACCATGTCATGAAACAACAGTGGATGTCTTTCATACTAAACATACAAAGAAAACATGA
- the MITD1 gene encoding MIT domain-containing protein 1 isoform X4, whose product MPAGCRLPPAPMSQAGPGAVAALEPPAVATLKRAVELDSASRFQESLVCYQEGIDLLLQVLKATKDETKKAHYRQKILEYMKRAEAIKKHTEKEKEDGKYHQQIKIEENSTGFSYEKVFQDYLNETVTEVWVEDPYIRHVHQFYNFLRFCEMLVKGPCRVKTIHLLTSYDEGSGKSQQTSSLEEIKQSLKNYGVTLNVSFSSSIHDREIRVVFALDTVTLI is encoded by the exons ATGCCCGCCGGGTGCCGCTTACCGCCCGCCCCCATGTCCCAGGCCGGTCCGGGCGCGGTGGCCGCGCTGGAGCCCCCGGCGGTGGCGACGCTGAAGCGGGCGGTGGAGCTGGACTCGGCGTCCCGCTTCCAGGAGTCGCTGGTGTGTTACCAGGAGGGGATTGacctgctgctgcaggtgctgaaAG CTACAAAAGATGAAACAAAAAAAGCTCATTACAGACAAAAAATACTTGAATACATGAAGAGAGCTGAAGCTATTAAAAAAcatactgaaaaagaaaaagaag ATGGTAAATACCACCAGCAAATTAAAATTGAAGAAAATTCAACTGGTTTCAGCTATGAGAAGGTTTTCCAAGACTACCTTAATGAGACCGTTACAGAAGTTTGGGTAGAGGACCCATACATCAGACATGTTCACCAG TTCTACAACTTCTTAAGATTCTGTGAGATGCTTGTTAAGGGGCCCTGCAGAGTGAAAACTATCCACCTCCTAACTTCCTATGATGAA GGTAGTGGAAAGAGTCAACAGACAAGTAGCCTAGAAGAAATAAAGCAATCACTAAAGAACTATGGAGTAACACTGAATGTCTCATTTTCATCTTCAATTCATGATCGAGAAATAAG GGTCGTTTTTGCCTTGGATACTGTGACTTTGATTTGA
- the LIPT1 gene encoding lipoyltransferase 1, mitochondrial: MVIPSSLKNCFQLFYVLKISAAGFKRTANRGLILQSVSSDVYQNLAVEDWIHDNMNLENRQVLFLWRNSPTVVIGRHQNPWQECNLKIMREKNIKLARRRSGGGTVYHDLGNINFTFFTSKKKYERMENLKLVVRALKGLQPQLDVCATDRFDLLLDGNFKISGTAAKLGKTVAYHHCTLLCNADRLLLSPVLKSPYKGIKSNATPSMPALVKNLFEEDPTLTCEMVMDAVAAEYARCHQIDHHITLINPADETVFPGINNKTKELQTWEWIYGKTPKFSISSCFNIVYEHILLEVKVDIHVKHGRIEVCNIDLPEQWLPPAMCNELEKNLIGSKFCPSETTALASALLRICPQNYELHRKWSLLCENVMTLM; the protein is encoded by the coding sequence ATGGTAATCCCATCGTCCCTGAAGaactgttttcagttattttatgTCCTCAAGATTTCAGCAGCTGGCTTCAAGCGTACAGCAAACAGAGGACTCATTCTACAGTCTGTTTCTAGTGATGTTTACCAGAATTTGGCTGTGGAAGATTGGATTCATGACAACATGAATTTAGAGAACAGACAGGTTCTTTTCCTTTGGAGAAATTCTCCCACTGTGGTGATTGGGAGACACCAGAATCCCTGGCAGGAATGTAACCTCAAGATAATGAGGGAGAAGAACATAAAACTAGCTCGAaggagaagtgggggagggacgGTTTACCATGATCTGGGCAATATCAATTTTACTTTCTTCACATCCAAGAAAAAATATGAGAGAATGGAAAACTTAAAATTGGTTGTTAGGGCTCTAAAAGGATTGCAACCCCAGTTAGATGTGTGTGCCACTGACAGATTTGATCTCTTGCTAGATGGGAATTTTAAAATCTCAGGTACTGCTGCAAAGCTAGGAAAGACGGTTGCTTATCATCACTGCACTTTGCTATGCAATGCAGATAGGCTTCTTTTATCTCCTGTACTGAAGAGTCCTTACAAGGGGATAAAAAGCAATGCCACTCCTAGCATGCCTGCTTTAGTGAAAAATCTCTTTGAAGAGGATCCTACGTTAACATGTGAGATGGTCATGGATGCTGTTGCTGCAGAATATGCAAGATGCCATCAAATTGACCATCATATTACTCTAATAAACCCAGCCGATGAGACAGTGTTTCCTGGAATTAATAATAAAACCAAAGAACTACAAACCTGGGAATGGATATATGGCAAGACACCAAAATTTAGTATTAGCAGTTGCTTTAACATAGTGTATGAACATATTCTCCTTGAAGTTAAAGTGGATATTCATGTAAAGCATGGGAGAATTGAAGTTTGTAACATAGATTTGCCAGAGCAGTGGCTGCCACCAGCAATGTGCAATGAACTAGAGAAAAACCTAATTGGCAGTAAGTTTTGCCCCAGTGAAACCACAGCATTAGCAAGTGCTCTGCTGAGAATATGTCCACAAAACTATGAATTGCACAGGAAGTGGAGTCTCTTATGTGAGAATGTGATGACACTAATGTGA